One genomic window of Desulfuromonas sp. AOP6 includes the following:
- the hisA gene encoding 1-(5-phosphoribosyl)-5-[(5-phosphoribosylamino)methylideneamino]imidazole-4-carboxamide isomerase translates to MIVIPAIDLKEGRCVRLEQGLMDKDTVYSDDPAAQALIWQEQGGELLHLVDLDGAFAGVPRNRDAIRAIVEAVSIPTELGGGIRDMATVEAYIDLGIDRVILGTVAKENPALVGEACRHFPGKIVVGIDAKDGLVAVRGWADVTEKRASDLAREMEDFGVAAIIYTDIARDGMMQGPNIEATRQLAESISIPVIASGGVSSLKDIENLMAIESSGVTGVITGKAIYTGALDLRQAVALTRSRT, encoded by the coding sequence ATGATCGTCATACCCGCTATCGATTTGAAGGAAGGCCGCTGTGTCCGTCTCGAACAGGGCCTCATGGACAAAGATACTGTCTACAGCGACGATCCTGCCGCTCAGGCTCTCATCTGGCAGGAGCAGGGAGGCGAACTGCTGCATCTCGTTGATCTCGACGGTGCCTTTGCCGGCGTGCCTCGCAACCGCGACGCCATTCGCGCCATTGTGGAGGCGGTGAGCATTCCCACCGAGCTTGGTGGTGGCATACGCGATATGGCTACGGTAGAAGCCTATATCGATCTCGGTATCGACCGCGTGATTCTGGGGACGGTGGCCAAGGAAAATCCAGCCCTGGTTGGTGAAGCCTGCCGCCATTTCCCGGGCAAAATCGTGGTGGGAATCGATGCCAAGGATGGCCTGGTGGCTGTGCGGGGCTGGGCCGATGTCACCGAAAAGAGGGCCAGCGACCTCGCCAGGGAGATGGAGGATTTCGGGGTGGCAGCCATCATCTACACCGACATTGCCCGCGACGGCATGATGCAGGGGCCCAACATCGAGGCCACCCGCCAGTTGGCCGAATCGATCTCCATCCCGGTTATCGCCTCCGGCGGTGTGTCCAGCCTGAAGGACATCGAGAACCTTATGGCGATTGAATCCTCGGGGGTGACGGGGGTGATCACCGGCAAGGCCATCTACACCGGTGCTCTCGACCTGCGTCAGGCCGTAGCGCTGACCCGCAGCCGTACTTAA
- a CDS encoding CvpA family protein, whose protein sequence is MNIIDIAILVILAGFTLKGLLRGLLKELCSLVGLVAGALFALYFHAPLAELLVESFRFPLKLAVGIAYVVLFVVCLLFFSLLGYLLSRFVKLVFLGGVNRVAGGFFGLAQGGVLLAIGLFALSLGPLPATLGPMIKDSHLAPPFVRLGQVVFEESRDFYSSRT, encoded by the coding sequence ATGAACATTATTGACATCGCCATTCTGGTTATCCTGGCGGGGTTTACCCTCAAGGGATTACTGCGCGGGCTGTTGAAGGAGCTGTGCTCCCTTGTTGGTCTGGTCGCCGGTGCCCTGTTCGCGCTCTATTTTCATGCGCCCCTGGCCGAGTTGCTGGTGGAATCCTTCCGGTTTCCGCTCAAGCTCGCCGTCGGCATCGCTTACGTCGTCCTGTTTGTGGTCTGTCTGCTCTTTTTCTCGCTGCTGGGCTACCTGCTCTCCCGCTTCGTCAAGCTCGTTTTTTTGGGGGGGGTAAACCGGGTCGCCGGCGGATTTTTCGGTCTGGCCCAAGGGGGTGTGCTGCTGGCTATCGGTCTTTTCGCCTTGAGTCTAGGCCCGTTGCCCGCCACTCTCGGTCCCATGATCAAGGATTCCCACCTGGCTCCTCCTTTTGTCCGACTGGGACAGGTCGTTTTTGAGGAGAGCCGGGATTTCTATTCGTCCCGCACCTGA
- a CDS encoding endonuclease MutS2 — MTEETLRVLEYDKVRQLLAAQALTVAGRRLVEALHPLDEADAVRAALEEVSEMVWLLDERGRPPLGGCRDLQPCLTQLRTEGTWLQPEVLLDIRSTLEATVACRGYFAEGEKAQRLSLLAAGLQSCRDLYEELRRSIGLRGEILDSASFELGTLRQDMLQVRTRIKRALESLLGSDRLAGVFQDQIITERHGRYVLPVKADHRGRVKGFVHDESASGQTLFVEPTSVLDANNELQTLQREEKREEERILRRLADSVRRQAEVLRENQRILAHLDGRTAAARLSLLMDGVAPELVETPVLELRAARHPLLLFHADGSRRDKGAVPVDIRLGEQRGALIISGPNTGGKTVALKTAGLLLLMAKSGLHIPCHADSRVYLFRHVFADIGDEQSIEADLSTFSGHLQRVRRLLEQADDDSLVLLDEAGTGTDPAEGGALALAVLDTLRERGTRVLVTTHLNVVKHYAWQRPDVENAAVEFDRQTLRPTYRLHYGMPGASSAFTIARCLGLPEEVLQRAESYLGVKEREGEQQLEALNRLSHSLEQEQDELRSLRVAAEQDREKRRRLLAELETQKRSIIEKTTRRAEQKAKEAERQLRVILKEARGAGVDAREQAELNRQLREVKEALGRAAPTPAVGAAPKQVAVGEILRVPALGAEGVVVRAMDDEAELNVQGKKIRLPLVQLEAFSPRRFEEKQAKKSKIQSRVERDRFSPRLLLVGQRAEEALIALDRFIDDALLQGVREVEVVHGSGTGILRRVVRDFLAGHRGVQAFRGADLAQGGDNVTLVELRR; from the coding sequence ATGACTGAAGAAACCCTGCGGGTGCTGGAATATGACAAGGTCAGGCAACTGCTGGCAGCGCAGGCCCTGACCGTAGCGGGCCGGAGACTTGTCGAGGCGCTGCATCCTCTCGATGAGGCCGATGCGGTTCGTGCGGCGCTGGAGGAAGTCAGTGAGATGGTCTGGCTGCTCGACGAACGCGGTCGCCCCCCCCTGGGCGGTTGCCGTGACCTGCAGCCCTGTCTGACCCAGCTGCGAACCGAAGGGACCTGGCTGCAGCCGGAAGTTCTGCTTGATATTCGCTCTACCCTCGAAGCCACGGTCGCCTGCCGGGGATATTTTGCCGAAGGGGAGAAGGCCCAGCGGCTTTCGCTTCTGGCCGCAGGCCTGCAGAGCTGCCGCGATCTCTATGAAGAGCTGCGCCGCAGCATCGGTCTGCGCGGTGAGATCCTCGACAGCGCCTCCTTTGAGCTGGGCACCCTGCGCCAGGACATGCTGCAGGTGCGCACGCGCATCAAGCGGGCGTTGGAGTCCCTGCTCGGCTCCGATCGGTTGGCAGGCGTTTTTCAGGACCAGATTATCACCGAGCGTCATGGGCGTTATGTGCTGCCGGTCAAGGCGGACCATCGGGGAAGGGTCAAGGGCTTTGTTCATGACGAATCGGCCAGCGGGCAGACCCTGTTCGTCGAACCGACCTCGGTGCTGGACGCGAACAACGAACTGCAGACCCTGCAGCGGGAAGAAAAACGCGAAGAAGAGCGGATTCTGCGTCGTCTGGCCGATTCCGTGCGGCGACAGGCCGAGGTTCTGAGGGAAAACCAGCGGATTCTTGCCCATCTCGACGGCAGGACGGCGGCGGCCCGCTTATCGCTGCTCATGGACGGCGTCGCTCCCGAATTAGTGGAGACGCCTGTGCTGGAGCTGCGGGCGGCCCGGCATCCTCTCCTGCTCTTTCATGCGGATGGAAGCCGGCGGGACAAGGGGGCTGTCCCCGTGGATATCCGCCTGGGCGAGCAGCGCGGCGCCCTGATTATCAGCGGACCCAATACCGGCGGCAAGACGGTGGCCCTCAAAACCGCCGGGCTGCTGCTGTTGATGGCCAAGTCGGGATTGCACATCCCCTGTCATGCCGACAGCCGGGTCTACCTGTTCCGCCATGTCTTTGCCGATATTGGCGACGAACAGAGCATCGAAGCGGATCTTTCCACCTTCTCCGGGCATTTGCAGCGGGTCCGGCGGCTGCTGGAACAGGCCGATGACGATTCGCTGGTGCTTCTTGACGAGGCCGGCACGGGCACGGACCCCGCAGAAGGGGGCGCTCTGGCGCTGGCCGTGCTGGATACGCTGCGCGAGCGAGGAACACGGGTCCTGGTGACCACGCACCTCAATGTTGTCAAGCACTATGCCTGGCAGCGGCCCGATGTGGAAAACGCCGCGGTGGAGTTCGACCGACAGACCCTGCGCCCGACCTACCGGCTGCACTACGGCATGCCGGGCGCCAGCAGCGCTTTTACCATCGCTCGCTGTCTCGGCCTGCCCGAGGAGGTCCTGCAGCGTGCCGAATCCTATCTCGGTGTCAAAGAGCGGGAAGGGGAGCAACAGCTTGAAGCCCTCAATCGACTGAGTCACAGCCTGGAGCAGGAGCAGGACGAGCTCAGGTCCCTGCGGGTGGCCGCCGAACAGGACCGGGAGAAACGCCGCCGGCTGCTGGCCGAACTGGAAACGCAAAAGCGGAGTATAATCGAAAAGACCACGCGACGGGCGGAGCAGAAGGCCAAAGAGGCCGAGCGCCAACTCAGGGTCATCCTGAAAGAAGCCCGTGGCGCCGGGGTCGACGCTCGCGAGCAGGCCGAGTTGAACCGTCAGCTGCGTGAGGTGAAAGAGGCTCTGGGGCGGGCGGCTCCAACACCTGCTGTCGGCGCTGCGCCAAAGCAGGTGGCGGTCGGCGAAATTTTACGCGTACCCGCTCTCGGTGCCGAGGGTGTGGTGGTCAGGGCCATGGACGACGAGGCGGAGCTGAACGTGCAGGGGAAGAAGATCCGCCTGCCCCTGGTCCAGCTGGAGGCGTTCAGCCCACGCCGATTCGAGGAAAAACAGGCCAAAAAGAGCAAGATCCAAAGCCGGGTGGAGCGCGATCGCTTTTCTCCCCGGCTTCTGCTGGTGGGACAAAGGGCGGAAGAGGCTCTGATTGCCTTGGATCGCTTTATTGATGATGCGCTGCTGCAGGGCGTGCGCGAGGTAGAGGTCGTCCATGGCAGTGGAACGGGTATTCTGCGCCGCGTGGTGCGGGATTTCCTCGCCGGGCATCGAGGCGTGCAAGCCTTTCGCGGCGCCGACCTGGCCCAGGGCGGGGATAATGTGACCCTTGTCGAATTGAGACGCTGA
- the hisIE gene encoding bifunctional phosphoribosyl-AMP cyclohydrolase/phosphoribosyl-ATP diphosphatase HisIE, with protein sequence MSLSAQLKFDAHGLLPAITRDAATGEVLMLAYMNAEAVDLTVKSGKVHYYSRSRRALWMKGESSGHVQTVREIRFDCDADCLLITVEQEGAACHTGHHSCFHRIFEAGEVRTDGEKEVDATALYARQDILDAVYHVIQERRQNASEKSYVASLFAKGLDKILGKIGEEATETAVAGKGGDRDEVVYEVADLFFHTLILLGYYDLPPERIYQELRRRFGLSGIEEKESRDK encoded by the coding sequence ATGTCTCTTTCCGCGCAACTGAAATTCGATGCCCACGGCCTGTTGCCGGCCATCACCCGCGACGCGGCGACCGGCGAGGTGCTCATGCTGGCTTATATGAATGCCGAAGCGGTCGACCTCACCGTCAAGTCCGGCAAGGTTCACTACTATTCCCGTTCGCGGCGGGCGTTGTGGATGAAAGGTGAGAGCTCGGGGCATGTGCAGACGGTGCGGGAGATCCGCTTCGACTGTGATGCCGACTGCCTGCTGATCACCGTCGAGCAGGAAGGGGCGGCCTGCCATACCGGCCATCACTCCTGCTTCCACCGTATCTTCGAGGCGGGCGAGGTCCGCACCGACGGGGAGAAAGAGGTGGACGCCACGGCCCTCTACGCCAGGCAGGACATCCTCGATGCGGTTTATCACGTGATCCAGGAGCGGCGCCAGAATGCGTCGGAGAAGTCCTACGTCGCCTCTCTCTTTGCCAAGGGGCTCGACAAGATTCTCGGCAAGATCGGCGAAGAAGCCACCGAGACCGCCGTGGCCGGCAAGGGCGGTGATCGGGATGAGGTCGTCTACGAGGTGGCGGATCTCTTTTTTCACACCCTGATTCTGCTCGGTTACTACGACCTGCCACCGGAGAGGATCTACCAGGAACTGCGGCGTCGCTTCGGTCTGAGCGGCATCGAAGAGAAGGAAAGCCGGGACAAATAA
- a CDS encoding GatB/YqeY domain-containing protein, translating into MSLQEQLNTAMKDAMRAKDSLRLNTIRMIRTAIKNREIDERKELDDQGVIAVLSTVVKQRRESAQVFRENDRPELAEKEEQELAVVMEFLPSQLSDDELKTLIEEAVAEVGASSMKDMGKVMKVVAAKTTGRADGKVVSELVKARLSA; encoded by the coding sequence ATGAGTCTGCAGGAACAATTGAACACCGCCATGAAGGACGCCATGAGGGCCAAGGACAGTCTGCGCCTCAATACGATCCGCATGATCCGCACCGCCATCAAGAACCGCGAGATCGACGAGCGCAAGGAACTCGACGACCAGGGAGTGATCGCCGTGCTGTCGACGGTGGTGAAGCAACGGCGGGAGTCGGCCCAGGTCTTCCGGGAGAACGATCGCCCCGAACTGGCCGAGAAGGAAGAGCAGGAACTTGCCGTAGTCATGGAGTTCCTCCCCTCCCAGCTCAGCGATGATGAACTGAAGACGCTGATCGAAGAGGCGGTGGCCGAGGTGGGGGCCTCCTCCATGAAGGATATGGGCAAGGTCATGAAGGTGGTAGCGGCTAAAACAACGGGACGTGCCGACGGCAAGGTCGTCAGCGAGCTGGTCAAGGCGCGCCTCTCGGCCTGA
- the hisF gene encoding imidazole glycerol phosphate synthase subunit HisF: MLSKRIIPCLDVKDGRVVKGVQFLELRDAGDPVEAAEAYDAQGADELTFLDITASSDKRNIILDVVARTAERVFMPLTVGGGVREIADIRNLLNAGADKVSINTAAVHRPEFVREAAERFGSQCIVVAIDARRVDSAEGMKWEVFTHGGRNGTGIDAVEWAGRMQAYGAGEILLTSMDKDGTKDGYDIPLTRTISDRVSIPVIASGGVGNLEHIRQGLVEGGASAALAASIFHFREYTIAECKEYLREHGVPVRL; the protein is encoded by the coding sequence ATGCTGAGCAAACGCATCATTCCCTGCCTGGACGTCAAGGACGGCCGCGTCGTCAAAGGGGTGCAATTTCTGGAACTGCGCGATGCCGGGGACCCGGTGGAGGCGGCCGAAGCCTACGATGCGCAAGGGGCCGACGAGCTGACCTTTCTCGATATCACCGCCTCCAGTGACAAGCGCAATATCATTCTCGACGTGGTGGCCCGCACGGCCGAGCGGGTTTTCATGCCCCTGACCGTGGGCGGCGGCGTGCGCGAGATCGCCGACATACGCAACCTGCTCAACGCCGGCGCCGACAAAGTTTCCATCAACACGGCGGCGGTGCACCGGCCTGAATTTGTACGGGAAGCCGCCGAGCGGTTCGGCTCCCAGTGCATCGTGGTGGCCATTGATGCCCGTCGTGTCGACAGCGCCGAAGGCATGAAATGGGAAGTCTTTACCCACGGCGGCCGCAACGGCACAGGCATCGATGCCGTCGAATGGGCGGGGCGCATGCAAGCCTACGGGGCTGGGGAAATTCTGCTGACCTCCATGGACAAGGATGGCACCAAGGACGGCTATGATATCCCCCTGACCCGGACCATCAGCGACCGCGTGAGCATTCCGGTTATCGCCTCCGGCGGTGTCGGCAATCTCGAACATATTCGCCAGGGGCTCGTCGAAGGGGGCGCCAGCGCGGCTTTGGCGGCGAGCATCTTCCACTTTCGCGAATACACCATCGCCGAATGCAAGGAATATCTGCGCGAACACGGGGTGCCCGTGCGTTTGTAA